Below is a genomic region from Rosa chinensis cultivar Old Blush chromosome 5, RchiOBHm-V2, whole genome shotgun sequence.
CATGTTCTTGTTCTCTTAATTCTCGATAACAGCGAGGCTTTATACCACCAACCGTCGTGTGTTGCAAATCTGGAAATTGAAGCATTGCAATACACCATTTGTTCCtgtaattgaaaattaaaaaggggtataaattataaaaatgtcAAAGACTTACAATTTATAAATTAGGGCCAAAGTAGCATAATGAATCTATAATTTACAAAGTAAAACAATTTACGGaataaattatttaaatttcaaatacTTACAATTTATAATGTGTAGTTGGAAACAAAAATTGGATTTTATACCTTGTATGACAATGGATCCAATATGTTCAATCGAGTCACTGTTTTCATATTGGTTTCCTAGATTTCTTCTGATGTTGGTTGTTTGAATGGTGTTGGAAGTATTTGCACTCTATCAACCAGTTTTGAGAACCTACAAATTTATAGGCATGTGATGAAACTGttgatatttttttctttccttttttgtaAAATGATGGTTTTCTTATAATGAAGGAACTTACTGAAGCCTGTGCTTGTTTGTTTCTGGGATCTTTGGATTGATGAAAATACAGGTGTTGCTTGTATTTGATGGGGCAGGTTTGTCTGCTAGTTACAAAAATAATTAGTTATATATAGTTGTTAGTCATGTTGAAATAATTGATGAATTTTTGAAGGACACTTACTCAAGTACTCTTTGATTTTTAAACTGGTTAATGCCATCAGCACTGGTGGAGAAGCTTTTCTAATTGTTTCCATGTCGACTTGTCTAGCAGTGTTGCCCCAGAGTGTAATTCTCAAGTCCTCTCTTCTGCATTTTATGTTTAGGAAGTTAgttttaaatctcaattggatcATATATTGTACTTAAATGTTTAAAGTGTGtaaaaagtttaccttaagtTCTGCAAATGGATTTCACATTTTGACTCTTGTCTTTCACATTTTGACTCTCTATCCTTGACAGTTCACAGTTGTCTCATGTGGTGGTACAATCGACTTCAAACAGCCATACACATCTTgcatttaacaaaaataaaaaaataataaaaagtgaTTAATCAAAGTTATAAGGTAAAGCATAATGAGGAAGCATTGTTTATTTACAATGTGTACATTTACCTGTTAGAATTGTATGATCATTCATGCGTGCTTCGAGTTGATCAAATTCTACTAAATAGAATCGATGCTCTGGAATTTTTgggcagtttccttcaactgcTTCAAAGACAGTCAGTGCATTGAAACGGACTTGACTCCGATGATCAAGAATCTTGTAGTTTTCCTGGTTTTTTCGTGTAAAGAAATTGTGAATGTCATAAACCTTGCcttgttgtattttttttgtgAACTAAAGGGTAGTCAGATTCACTGATAATTGCATGAATAATTGAATAGCGTCACCCTGCATTTCATAAGAGAAAAATATGTATAAGTGTGCAAATAATTGGACTGATAATTAAttgtttgtgagaaaattaCCTTTTCATCAATCAAGACAGAGTGGAGACCATCATTCTTGTTAGTATTATATTGCTTTGCTCTCCACACTCTCGATATACGAACTCTGATCTTGTATTCTGATTTTTAAGGTTCCATTTCATGAATGAAGACATCCATTTTGTTCTCGCAGCTGCAAGTAATAGCATATATTATTTTTAgataataattttaaaaaattgttTTCATAGACTACATATAACTTCATtttgtttggtttcaattgTAGAAGCTTCATTCGATGAATGAGAAAATGTTTGtttgaaaatctcaaaatgagTAATGAATAATTGAAAATAAGCTGTTTTGTCACAAAAagaattcctttttctttttctttcttcagcaTCAGCCTCTATGCACAACTATATATTGAAGACCAAGTTATGATCATAAATTTCGATTGAAAGAAATGTGCTAAAGCCTTGGCAAGTATTTGATGACAAAATTCTGTGGGAATTAAACACACAGTTGGATTTGCTTTGATGAAAAACTGAGGCATAAGAATGTCAATGTGAAATAGGATTATAAAGCAAACGCAATAGCAAATCAAGGAAGCAATTAAGAGCAGTTTTCTGAAAATGAATGGTTTTTAACAATTGAACATAAGCAATGCTGCTATATTTTTTTAACATACCCATagtctttgaaattatgtttcaTTAAAGTTGATAAAACtccttaaaagttaaaactatTAGATGCACAGAACCACTATCATGATCTAAAGGCTTAAActgaaaattcaaattcaaggaTCAACATACAATAGAACACCCAGAAAGATGACCTTATAAAGGAAACATTTGGTATACAACGCAACACCAGTCAATATTAATCAAACACTGCAAATAACAAAAGGGTAGTTtgaaattgattgattttgaaagAGAGAATCAGATCAGTGGTAGtggaaaacgaaaagaagttgATGACATTTGATCAAATAGAAAGTGAAACTTGACCGAGTACCTGTTTGGATTCATGTTGACGTCAGAGAGGTTGCAACAACGCAGCAGCGGAGGTCAGTCTTCATCGATGCTTCCCGAAAGTAGGCGTTGGTTCTTTAGATTATACTTGTAGCAGATCACCAACTGAAGACACAATTATCCTGAAGTCAAACACAATGCAAAATTCCTATAGCAAAAGAGAAACCCAACCACTAATGAAGACAAACCCATGCATAAATCTCAATTAGAGCACAAAACCCCTCACCGATTGGTCTAGCACGATTATTCAAAACCCAGCGACACCAAAACCTGATCAAGCCCCTTCAGATGCGCAGAGCCGAGCTAAgaacgaagagagagagagaggaaacagATCGCGTTTATCACCCTCAACACCTTTTATATCTAGGTCAAACAGAATACCGTAATTAAGCAAAGAAtggagggcaaaatggtcatttcacaTTTCTGGCTCTGCTCAGCCGGCACTGTTACTAAGCCGATGAACAGTTAACTGagaattagtatatagtaaatatgtagatatttatctttttggACGTGATTAGATATTCTTTCACTAATGTTGCACCTAAACTCTAGGTGAGAGTACTCTTTAGTACTCTAGGTGAGAGTACTCTTTAGTCATTCATGGACTTGTAAAACctattgagaaaagaaaaaaaaaggccaaCAATGTTGAAACTCATGTTCATTAGTAtaaaccttaaaaaaaaaaaaataataacaaaaataacaaataccTATTAAGAAGGAATTAACCTACACTAAATCAGATATGCATTCCTATTTAGATACCTGTAATTTAGGTATCTACCTAACAATTGAATATTATAAATAACCTCCTATCTAGCATAAATCTTAAACCGAACCACAAATCACAAATACCTATTGAGGTATGCATGCCTATTCAGATTCCTATAATTTGGGTATCTATCTAACAATTGGATATTATAAATAACCTCATACAGCTTAAATCAATGTCTGATTTGTTATGGGAGATGTGTGTGGACGTCAGTTTCATCTATGATACATTTGGGGCTTGTGGCAtcttttgtaattgttaataaAAACACGTTTTATTTTATTCTAGTTGCtaggttttttattttgagatgaACCTAATTAATAGGTTTGAGTGTATTTAAAAGAATCATATGGATAGGTTTAATTAATATGTGattaggaaaataataagattcTCCCAAAAATACAGgtatgagagaaaaagaaagaaataagtaTGTGTTTGAAACAAGATAtccatggaagaagaagaggacgaaAGAGATGATTCGGCTTCGGttagaaaagaaaggaaagttTGGGATTGTTGGGTGCTTGAACCAATATATAAAAAGTTTATAAAAATTAATGCACTAAAAATTAACTTTGTTAAAAAATAGAATATTAGGAAACTTTGTTGTGGAACATAAATTAAATTTGTTTTTCCaatgaaattttgtttgatttatcTTTAGTTATTTTAATTATGATGACAATTTATTGCAATTCATTACAAAAGAGTATAATAGGAATGCAAAAAACATACAATTAATtgtacaaaattgaaaataaaagatgTGACAAGTGAGTCATAGAACCACAATTAACAAAAAAGATTCGTCTGTATTGCATTTAGTACAGAGGATGAATTTTGGACTTACAATCAATTTTCTCGATTTTCATAGAATATTGGCATAGTTAGTCATATTCATAGAATATAGCTCAACCTTTCCGTATATACTGCCAGAAATTGATTGGTTCATAGGTATAAAAATCCATAGGTGAATGAGTATGTACTCCAACACTACTACTAGCCCCACACTGATCTTCCCCCTAAAGCTAGACAATGAGTGGTTTCAAGCTCTATGTGGTTGCGCTTGTGTCTTTAACATTCTTAGCCTTGACTATCCCATGTTCTGCTGTGACGTGGCATGTTCACATCGTCAATGGACTGAGCTCTGGAAGAATTCTCTTCGTCCATTGCAAGTCTAAAGATAATGATCTCGGCATCCATAATCTTGCAGTCGGAACCGAAACCACTTGGAGTTTCAAAGAAAACTTCATAGGGACAACACTTTTTTGGTGCTACCTGCGCACAGACCGTGAAGAGTATGCTGATTTTGATGTGTTCTGGTCGGAGCATAATCGCAAGTGGCTTCAGACCAGATGCAACTGGAAAGATTGCATATGGACCGCAAGAGATGACGGGGTTTACATAAAGAACATTCCTAACAACAGTGATGAGCTTATTCATCAATGGGGAACGCATTGGTAATTCAATATATTAGGCTTTAGGGTAAGAGTGGTCATTGTGATCAACATGTAATAAATAAATCTTGATGTCATCAAATATAAGAatacattcttctttttttaattgtgAAAGATGATCAAAGAATTTCACTCTTACCCTTATaatgactcgaacccatgacctggATCCTAGGTAGTGggcgctctaaccactgagctaacaccacttcgtcaagaATACATTCATTATTACAAAAAATACTCCGGCATGCTTTTGTGAAACAAATATTTATAAGAGAAAATTTGATATGAATCCAAAAAACCAAGTTATATTTTGCTCTCCAGATTAAATAGGATGTAATCTGAATAAAATCTTCCTTAATTGTAGTAAGATGTTTACcattttttaattcaattatgACCACAAATTGATATTTATTACAATTAATTTAATCCTTGGTTTTTCCCTTATTTAAAATGACCAATTGccctttatttcttcatttatgATGTGAgctatttacttttttttcttttttcttgttagTAAATATGTGCGTTTATCATCCATCAAAGTGTGTCATATTTCTTTTATGTAGATCTTTTTCGACGTGGTTACATATTTTCTCACTAAGGTTGCACCTAAACTCTAGGTGTGAGTACGTAGTCTTTAGCCATTTATGTACTTGTAGAATctgttgagaaaaaaaaaattaaaaatgccAGCGATGTTGAAATTCATGTTCATTAGCATGCATTAACCCTAAAAAAAGCAAAACACAAATCGCAA
It encodes:
- the LOC112203680 gene encoding S-protein homolog 74; the protein is MSGFKLYVVALVSLTFLALTIPCSAVTWHVHIVNGLSSGRILFVHCKSKDNDLGIHNLAVGTETTWSFKENFIGTTLFWCYLRTDREEYADFDVFWSEHNRKWLQTRCNWKDCIWTARDDGVYIKNIPNNSDELIHQWGTHW